The genomic interval TTTTCCGAAACGTGATCATGAAAGCCCAATCAATTATAGGCACTGTAACGGGGAGGGAGCGAGGAACTCGGGAAGTTTCTATTTCTCTTTAATAGCTCTCCAGAACgacatttgtttctttgttctttttatttggtctttTGACATTCTTGACGGTCAATTGCGCATTCGTTTCGAAACAGCAAAACCTCGATGCGtattaaaggagaaaaaacatgAATTCTACGCTCTCTACCAGCACTTTATGAAGAAATATGTCAGCTTTATGATAAGAATTTGAGGCTCTAAACGGTACGTAACGCAAAGCCACAAAAATAACTCGTAACTCAACAAAGTAACATCTTGAAAATACGCTGAACGTCATAAATATTCTATCGACTTAACTTAACACAAtgagagaaacaaacaaaatgaattaaatacgCCTATGGAACTTATGTAATGGATATGTTTTCTCTCCCAAAGGACTAAAGGTTGTTGGCACAGAACTTACCTCATCAATCAGGGTAAAATGAAGCTTACTTTATTGACCAAACCTCTTCTAGGCACATAGTGTAAATATGTCAATTATCCACAAATTGTCTTTCGACTAACATTTTGCATAATTATCAAACGTTtgaaaaatttcccaaaattaCCTGCTTCAGCGGGATAATCAGGAACGGGAACGGGAACGGAAACGGAACCTCTTCTATCAAGATATTTCCTTCCTGAGACAATCCTTGAATCGCTATTAATGATCCACGAAACATTTCAAGAGTCATTCAAGAATCGAGAGAGGCTCTATGTATTGCAGCCATGTATCACGCAGGGAATAAATTCATTGTGTAAAGGGAAGTTTATCGAAGTGAAAAAAATCTGttatttcgagtgcaatttacTCTGTATTTGTTTTAACTAAGATACCGTTTAAAAAGCAGAGGGAtaagttaaaaatatatctCGATGATACTAAATTGTGTGGACAGAGAAAGAAACTGAACATGAATGTGATCTTCGCAATAATGAATACTACTTGAGTGACTAGTGACTTAAGTGACTTAAGCTAACACTACTTATCAAGTGAAAATACGgcttgaaaaattcaggcctgtacaggatttgaacgcATGTTCAAGTGATACTGGTGCAGTACTCTACCAACCAAGCTAACTAGGCTGTTATGTTCGCTCCAAATAAACCCGTAAAGTGATAAACAAATGACggtgaataaatgaaaatcatatatgtaaactgcagataaagaagtaaatatgaaagcgatcttcgcaataaTGGACACTAGTTATTGGGCAGTAGTGGAAAAAACTACTAAACTAACCACTACTtagcagtagtgaaaaaaacAGACAGCAGGAATAACCTTAGCAATCTTCTCCTCGCTCACATATTTTACTCTCGAGGAATTTCCCTCATAAATGTTGAAATTCAGTCTTATTTCGATCAACTTGATTTTCAATTCAGATGCACGTGACTGCACTTTCGATTGACTATTGTTTGATTGAACCTATTTGTTTTCGTACGTTGTTACTGTATCCTGACAAAGAAACTGGTCACTTCCAAAAGCTTAAGTTATAAACTAACATTGCGACAGGCGAATTAAAGAGGACGGCACGTATCAGAAGAGTCAAGTTAAATATTGCTTTTTGTTGCGATTGGGAAGAACGGGCTTAGGGTGCCATAAGAAGAAACTGTGGGCTCTAATGGAAAATAGCGAGGTCAATAACTTCTGATATCAATTACCATAAAGTTAACTATTAATAAACTTGCATGGGAAGGTTTTAAAATTGCGCTTAGAAACACATAGCATACTATCATCACTGAATATTTTGTTTCACATCAACATATGTCATATAACTGAAGCTTCTTCTTCAATCAGTTTCACGAGAACTGAGAATGAGTCACTGCCCGTAGCTAATGACTCGACCTTATATGTTGCCGACTTAATTTCACCCGCAAAGTGTGATAACAGATGTGCATCTCTAAATATAGAGTATCGTtcgcaaggaaaaaattttgaggcATATCGTACATTCGTTTCTCTCTCTGTGTTTACTACAGGAGGATGGAAACAGGGTGTCAATTTTGTATCCAGATTCCAATCTAGAAAATGAGATCTTAACGGTGGCCATCTCTTAATTTTGTTCGACGTTTTCATGAGTCAGAGCCTTTGGTTCCACTGACGTGTCTCCGCTTTTTTACCTGTTAATGGACCTCTTTGAACTTGAGGAATAGAAGAAGGGTTAAGAAAATTGTCACTCAGCTCACCGGCTGAATTAGAGTCATAGCTTGTAAAAGGTTGAAGCGAATCCGGCGACTTGTCAACCTTCAATACGGGCAGACTAATCCGTCTTTGCCGAGGTCCTTGGTTGACACTCACTCCACTTAGGACAGAATTGTCCCCAAACATCCATCCGTTTGCTTCAGTTTTTCGAATGGGAGTACTTGTATACTTCTTTACTGAACAAGGGTTTTCATAAAACGCAGGCATATGTGCATCCAGATTCACTTCTCGTTTTGCCAGCTCCACACGTCCTCCTTCGAGAAACTGATCAGGTTTTAGCTGAACGGGTCTACTAGGCAGTGATATCTTTCTACGACGATGCAATCCAACGAAACCTCCATTTGCTGCCGTGCTTGTTGCATCTTGAACACAATTTACAGGTTCATTTCTCTCGCCAGCAGCTTCCAGCGAGCCAAGAGATTTAGCGTGTCTTGGAATGCTTCCGCTGGAAGATGAAAGGCGTCTTCGACGTCCGTTGCCATTAACTTCGTCATTTTTTAAGTTCACTGCGTCGTTAGCCATACAGTTTTGTTCCTTAGGCTCAATAAAACTTGACATCTGCGGAGAAGGGAAATTGTGCGAGTCCATTACACTACCAATGCCTTTGTTGATATATTTCTCAGCATTAAAAATACGAATTCATTTCGTCACGGGTAAATAAGCCCATTTTGAAGTCATTGCCCCCAGCAATTAATTTCGCcaattactttatttcaaactttagaACCTTTAAACTAATTTTAGCCCACACCGCTGAGCACACACCGTGTGGTTGACAGCTTTCAtggaataaattaattttggcTAATTAATTGCACCGTAGCTTAGACTAACGAAACGCTTGCCCTATAAGTTACTAGTCGTCATAGCTTATCCATGAATTAGAAATGGCATTCCTTTTAGAAAGAGAAGCGTCCTTCATTTTCCTTGGTTTGTATCCTATTATTTCCTTTGGGCGCAATCGTGATTTCGTCTTTCAAAGGTTTCGTTGAGCAAACTGTACACAGATTCACCCATGCAAAGCAAATTGGTTCCAAAGtttgataactttgaaaaagcTTGAAGGGGGGTATATTTCTGAGACCTTCTCTGAATGCTTAAGGGAAGGTGTACAATATTCCAGACACTACATTTACTGTGCGCGAAACGCCAGTTAATCAATGACAAAATGAAACATCAGTCAAAACAATAGTGTACATAAATTACAAATATCTCATCTAACCAAACAACAGCTCAGAAAAATGACTGATCTCCACCTAATCCTGACCGTGGGGTAGACAGTTGCCTGTGATAGTCTTACCAATGAGATTCCTAAAGTCTGAATAACGAAACAACTAGTCACGCGCGAACACTCCGACTGCTTTAATTAATCAcgaaaagattttaaattttacttacaTTGTAGATATTTCGTAATAACACACTGATATCATTTGCAGACACTGGATAAGGTTCATTACCTCACCATTAGGGTCAGATGAATTATGCTGGCATAATTTTGGGCATAATGCTATAATTAAACTATCGAGCTTAATGCCGGTATAGTGGCTAGGCTTCTTTCCAATTCCCTTGATGTTACATTTCAGTAAGAGATAAACTTTTATTCTTAACAAGTTTTACCTGTTAATGATAGGAATAGAAGGGGTGGCAGGTTGAGGGGCTCtcaaaagttattatttttctttatcaaatttagcatgaagaaaaattttaagttaaagttTCGGCATAATGCCATGTTTTCAGGGGCGCCGTTCAAAAGTATACTGCTCGAATTTTCGAGCATAATTTATGCTACCCTATTCTGCGTAAAAGAAGAGACCGTTCTCTCCTACCAGATTAGAGGTAGAGATCGATCCCAACGCAGGAttttctacaaaagaaaaaaatctgtctTTTCTTTTGGTCTTTACGAATTAGCATATAATATGTAGTTTAGTACGAGTTTTGATTACTAATTACCAAACATTTACTAATTAGATTATGAAAGGAATCAAGGGAATGCATTCTTATCAAGCGAATCTAAAATCTCATGGAAGTTTTCGTTCCATCAGTACAACATGgtcttcagttttcttgtgcAGCAAGCCGCTACGCGATGATAATTCTCTTATTCAGTG from Pocillopora verrucosa isolate sample1 chromosome 14, ASM3666991v2, whole genome shotgun sequence carries:
- the LOC131787373 gene encoding uncharacterized protein, whose amino-acid sequence is MDSHNFPSPQMSSFIEPKEQNCMANDAVNLKNDEVNGNGRRRRLSSSSGSIPRHAKSLGSLEAAGERNEPVNCVQDATSTAANGGFVGLHRRRKISLPSRPVQLKPDQFLEGGRVELAKREVNLDAHMPAFYENPCSVKKYTSTPIRKTEANGWMFGDNSVLSGVSVNQGPRQRRISLPVLKVDKSPDSLQPFTSYDSNSAGELSDNFLNPSSIPQVQRGPLTGKKAETRQWNQRL